In Centroberyx gerrardi isolate f3 chromosome 11, fCenGer3.hap1.cur.20231027, whole genome shotgun sequence, the following are encoded in one genomic region:
- the rbmx2 gene encoding RNA-binding motif protein, X-linked 2 isoform X1: protein MNPLTKVRLINELNEREADLGVKETVSWHSEYSDSAWVFVGGFPYELTEGDIICVFSQYGEIVNINLVRDKKTGKSKGFCFICYEDQRSTVLAVDNFNGIKIKGRTIRVDHVKDYRPPKDSEDLDDVTKRLREEGCAPRPPQPSSSEEEEEEEEEQYLVPVKKNKKDKKEKKKKKKEKKEKKKALKEVKERGGRSHRSSSSSPAAPLPPPPPPPPPAVRVKQEKEDAGYDRHNQRGAEPRNGERAREEERRRETDRERDRERERETDRERDRERERETDRERDREKPREKEREREYDRRERDRSRNRSRERDGERSKYRERESDRNRERERERDRERDSDRRRERETDRSSKHRDRL, encoded by the exons ATGAA TCCGCTGACCAAAGTGAGGCTGATCAACGAGCTGAACGAGCGCGAGGCCGACCTCGGCGTCAAGGAGACGGTGTCCTGGCACTCCGAGTACAGCGACAGCGCCTGGGTGTTCGTGG gagggTTTCCGTACGAGCTGACTGAAGGAGACATCATCTGTGTCTTCTCCCA GTACGGAGAGATCGTCAACATCAACCTGGTGCGAGACAAGAAGACGGGCAAATCCAAAGGCTTCTGCTTCATCTGCTACGAGGACCAGAGGAGCACCGTCCTCGCCGTGGACAACTTCAACGGCATCAAG ATTAAAGGCCGGACCATCCGTGTGGATCATGTTAAAGACTACCGTCCTCCTAAAGACTCGGAGGATCTGGATGATGTCACCAAGCGGCTGAGGGAGGAGGGCTGCGCTCCCCGGCCGCCGCAGCCTTCCTCctccgaggaagaggaggaggaggaggaggagcagtacCTCGTCCCCGTCAAGAAGAACAAGAAAG acaagaaagagaagaagaaaaagaagaaagagaagaaggagaagaagaaggccctgaaggaggtgaaggagagggggGGCCGGTCGCaccgctcctcctcttcctcgcctgccgctcctcttcctcctcctcctcctcctcctcctcctgctgtcagaGTCAAGCAGGAGAAGGAAGACGCCGGCTACGACCGACACAACCAGAGAGGGGCGGAGCCACGGAAcggagagcgagcgagggaggaggagaggaggagagagacggacagagagagagacagggagagggagagagagacagacagagagagagacagggagagggagagagagacagacagagagagagacagggagaaaccaagggagaaagagagagagcgggaatatgacagaagagagagagacagaagcagaaacagaagcagagagagagacggggaaagGAGTAAATaccgggagagggagagcgacagAAAccgagagagggaaagagagagagacagggagagagacagcgacaggaggagagagagagagacagacaggtccagTAAGCACAGAGACCGCCTGTAG
- the rbmx2 gene encoding RNA-binding motif protein, X-linked 2 isoform X2: MKYGEIVNINLVRDKKTGKSKGFCFICYEDQRSTVLAVDNFNGIKIKGRTIRVDHVKDYRPPKDSEDLDDVTKRLREEGCAPRPPQPSSSEEEEEEEEEQYLVPVKKNKKDKKEKKKKKKEKKEKKKALKEVKERGGRSHRSSSSSPAAPLPPPPPPPPPAVRVKQEKEDAGYDRHNQRGAEPRNGERAREEERRRETDRERDRERERETDRERDRERERETDRERDREKPREKEREREYDRRERDRSRNRSRERDGERSKYRERESDRNRERERERDRERDSDRRRERETDRSSKHRDRL, encoded by the exons ATGAA GTACGGAGAGATCGTCAACATCAACCTGGTGCGAGACAAGAAGACGGGCAAATCCAAAGGCTTCTGCTTCATCTGCTACGAGGACCAGAGGAGCACCGTCCTCGCCGTGGACAACTTCAACGGCATCAAG ATTAAAGGCCGGACCATCCGTGTGGATCATGTTAAAGACTACCGTCCTCCTAAAGACTCGGAGGATCTGGATGATGTCACCAAGCGGCTGAGGGAGGAGGGCTGCGCTCCCCGGCCGCCGCAGCCTTCCTCctccgaggaagaggaggaggaggaggaggagcagtacCTCGTCCCCGTCAAGAAGAACAAGAAAG acaagaaagagaagaagaaaaagaagaaagagaagaaggagaagaagaaggccctgaaggaggtgaaggagagggggGGCCGGTCGCaccgctcctcctcttcctcgcctgccgctcctcttcctcctcctcctcctcctcctcctcctgctgtcagaGTCAAGCAGGAGAAGGAAGACGCCGGCTACGACCGACACAACCAGAGAGGGGCGGAGCCACGGAAcggagagcgagcgagggaggaggagaggaggagagagacggacagagagagagacagggagagggagagagagacagacagagagagagacagggagagggagagagagacagacagagagagagacagggagaaaccaagggagaaagagagagagcgggaatatgacagaagagagagagacagaagcagaaacagaagcagagagagagacggggaaagGAGTAAATaccgggagagggagagcgacagAAAccgagagagggaaagagagagagacagggagagagacagcgacaggaggagagagagagagacagacaggtccagTAAGCACAGAGACCGCCTGTAG